One Esox lucius isolate fEsoLuc1 chromosome 1, fEsoLuc1.pri, whole genome shotgun sequence genomic region harbors:
- the sgpp2 gene encoding sphingosine-1-phosphate phosphatase 2 isoform X1, with amino-acid sequence MLKLLKYMHDSELVAKFQRACGLFPVEAARQNGNRALLSRETRYADFGNDNGHGITNEQEDNNSNYKHKKNGYSVGVSGPQYEVRNRLLYFLFRVSAGLGHEVFYITFLPCFHWNLDPFLCRRLVNIWAMVMYIGQALKDVLKLPRPLSPPVVKLEKRVDAEYGLPSTHAMAATAIFFTLLLSAPSRVQFQFEVGLFVAVLLSTLVCLSRLYTGMHSALDVLSGALISATLILLTYPCWETFDHLQLSSPLSPVVALALPLFLSYTYPELDHYTTTRGDTTTILGVSAGCSVGYWVNERLGETFEPQGVLPVPLPALSLGGLAMGSARFALGVAVLVATRQAVKTASLRVLCSWYGTSMKDRDTRRRKEIEVPYKFTTYTCMGLVNSILVNKLFILLGLL; translated from the exons ATGTTGAAACTTCTTAAATATATGCACGATTCGGAGCTTGTGGCAAAGTTCCAGAGGGCATGCGGTCTATTCCCCGTTGAAGCCGCGCGTCAGAACGGAAACAGGGCACTTCTTTCGCGGGAGACTCGATACGCGGATTTCGGTAATGATAATGGACACGGTATTACAAATGAACAAGAGGATAACAACTCAAATTACAAACACAAGAAGAATGGTTACAGTGTTGGT GTGTCTGGGCCCCAGTATGAGGTGAGGAACCGACTGCTCTACTTCCTGTTCCGGGTGTCAGCTGGTCTGGGTCACGAGGTCTTCTACATCACCTTCCTTCCCTGCTTCCACTGGAACCTGGACCCCTTCCTCTGCAGACGCCTCGTCAACATCTGGGCT ATGGTGATGTATATCGGCCAGGCACTGAAGGACGTGCTGAAGCTGCCTCGCCCCCTGTCTCCCCCGGTGGTTAAGCTGGAGAAGCGTGTGGACGCTGAGTACGGTCTCCCCTCCACCCACGCCATGGCCGCCACCGCCATCTTCTTCACCCTCCTCCTCAGCGCCCCTTCACGTGTCCAG TTCCAGTTTGAAGTGGGCCTGTTTGTGGCGGTGTTGCTGTCGACGTTGGTGTGTCTGAGTCGTCTCTACACAGGCATGCACTCTGCCCTA GACGTCCTCAGCGGTGCTCTGATCTCAGCCACATTGATACTGCTCACCTACCCATGCTGGGAGACCTTCGACCACCTCCAGCTcagctcccctctctcccctgtggTGGCCTTGGCACTGCCCCTCTTCCTGAGCTACACATACCCTGAGTTagaccattacaccaccacgcGGGGGGACACCACCACCATCCTGGGCGTGAGTGCAGGCTGTTCCGTGGGCTACTGGGTCAATGAGAGGCTGGGGGAGACATTTGAGCCCCAAGGGGTCCTACCAGTCCCCCTGCCTGCGCTGTCCTTGGGCGGCCTGGCTATGGGCAGCGCCCGCTTTGCGCTGGGCGTCGCGGTGCTGGTGGCGACCCGACAGGCGGTGAAGACGGCCAGTCTGCGTGTGCTGTGTTCATGGTACGGAACGTCCATGAAAGACAGGGACACCAGGAGAAGGAAGGAGATCGAGGTGCCATACAAATTCACCACCTACACATGCATGGGCCTGGTCAACTCTATCCTGGTCAATAAACTGTTCATACTACTAGGGCTGCTGTGA
- the sgpp2 gene encoding sphingosine-1-phosphate phosphatase 2 isoform X2 — MVMYIGQALKDVLKLPRPLSPPVVKLEKRVDAEYGLPSTHAMAATAIFFTLLLSAPSRVQFQFEVGLFVAVLLSTLVCLSRLYTGMHSALDVLSGALISATLILLTYPCWETFDHLQLSSPLSPVVALALPLFLSYTYPELDHYTTTRGDTTTILGVSAGCSVGYWVNERLGETFEPQGVLPVPLPALSLGGLAMGSARFALGVAVLVATRQAVKTASLRVLCSWYGTSMKDRDTRRRKEIEVPYKFTTYTCMGLVNSILVNKLFILLGLL; from the exons ATGGTGATGTATATCGGCCAGGCACTGAAGGACGTGCTGAAGCTGCCTCGCCCCCTGTCTCCCCCGGTGGTTAAGCTGGAGAAGCGTGTGGACGCTGAGTACGGTCTCCCCTCCACCCACGCCATGGCCGCCACCGCCATCTTCTTCACCCTCCTCCTCAGCGCCCCTTCACGTGTCCAG TTCCAGTTTGAAGTGGGCCTGTTTGTGGCGGTGTTGCTGTCGACGTTGGTGTGTCTGAGTCGTCTCTACACAGGCATGCACTCTGCCCTA GACGTCCTCAGCGGTGCTCTGATCTCAGCCACATTGATACTGCTCACCTACCCATGCTGGGAGACCTTCGACCACCTCCAGCTcagctcccctctctcccctgtggTGGCCTTGGCACTGCCCCTCTTCCTGAGCTACACATACCCTGAGTTagaccattacaccaccacgcGGGGGGACACCACCACCATCCTGGGCGTGAGTGCAGGCTGTTCCGTGGGCTACTGGGTCAATGAGAGGCTGGGGGAGACATTTGAGCCCCAAGGGGTCCTACCAGTCCCCCTGCCTGCGCTGTCCTTGGGCGGCCTGGCTATGGGCAGCGCCCGCTTTGCGCTGGGCGTCGCGGTGCTGGTGGCGACCCGACAGGCGGTGAAGACGGCCAGTCTGCGTGTGCTGTGTTCATGGTACGGAACGTCCATGAAAGACAGGGACACCAGGAGAAGGAAGGAGATCGAGGTGCCATACAAATTCACCACCTACACATGCATGGGCCTGGTCAACTCTATCCTGGTCAATAAACTGTTCATACTACTAGGGCTGCTGTGA